The genomic stretch GACCGTCTCCGGCGTGGGCTGCAAGATGTCGAGCAAGCGCTTGTGCGTCCGGATCTCGAACTGCTCCCGCGACTTCTTGTCGACGTGCGGCGAGCGGAGCACCGTCCACCGGTTCGTGATCGTCGGCAGCGGGATCGGCCCCGCCACGCGGGCGCCGGTGCGCCGCG from Candidatus Polarisedimenticolaceae bacterium encodes the following:
- the rpsJ gene encoding 30S ribosomal protein S10, which translates into the protein MVNEKIRIRLKAYDHRILDQSTTEIVDTARRTGARVAGPIPLPTITNRWTVLRSPHVDKKSREQFEIRTHKRLLDILQPTPETVDALMKLDLPAGVDVEIKAFGPGQ